The following proteins are encoded in a genomic region of Ailuropoda melanoleuca isolate Jingjing chromosome 10, ASM200744v2, whole genome shotgun sequence:
- the C10H16orf82 gene encoding protein TNT, with protein MVLNKPPAMASQGPLPLDKPDQLPPTFLQGRNGESAAWSVQGQAPSLLAPSIEPQPPEGPHHDTGATQEPLKVLGGNLENPWNSDSSLLSLQQSSLGKCRESVTSLVSSGYAGDEENSEVSLVGSTPIPRLQRRLHTQAGSAPASQLCAIYSPSQIRSRLASQARRTKQTGGEKRDQPAQQRHQQQGQQPDQHELHQPGQQRPELPGE; from the exons ATGGTACTGAACAAGCCCCCGGCCATG GCctcccagggccccctccccctgGATAAACCAGATCAGTTGCCCCCCACCTTCCTACAGGGTAGAAACGGGGAGTCTGCTGCCTGGAGTGTTCAGGGCCAAGCTCCAAGCCTCCTGGCCCCCAGCATAGAGCCCCAGCCACCCGAGGGGCCACACCATGACACAGGAGCGACTCAGGAGCCCCTGAAAGTTTTGGGAGGTAACCTGGAAAACCCATGGAACAGTGACAGCAGCTTGCTGAGCCTGCAACAGTCCAGCCTGGGGAAATGCAGGGAAAGTGTCACCAGCCTGGTGAGCAGCGGGTATGCGGGTGATGAGGAGAACAGTGAGGTCAGCCTGGTGGGCAGCACTCCAATCCCGAGGTTGCAGAGAAGGCTCCATACCCAGGCGGGCAGCGCCCCAGCCAGCCAGTTGTGCGCCATCTACTCACCCAGCCAGATCAGGAGCCGGTTGGCCAGCCAAGCCCGCAGGACCAAGCAGactggaggggaaaagagagaccAGCCTGCCCAGCAGCGGCATCAGCAGCAGGGCCAGCAGCCTGACCAGCATGAGCTTCATCAGCCTGGGCAGCAGCGCCCTGAACTACCAGGTGAGTAG